The genome window GTTGCTGTTGTCTAGGTGACGATTGTTGTGAAAATTGTGCTAAGCTTTGGTGTTTAGATTCATGTTGCGAATGTTTTGGTGGAGATTTAATAACTTGTTGTTAGGATGATAAATATGAGTATAAAAGTTGCTTATGGAGGAGTTTTATTAGCATTAAATGTGATACTGCTGACTCTTACAAATATTATTCCTGTAAATACATTGTTTATTATGGGGTTAGCATCACTTTTAGTATCAATTGTAATAATGGAATGGGGATTCAAAAGTGGAGTAGCTTTTTATATAGGTTCTATAGCTTTAGGATTTATAGTAATGGCAAGTAAGTCTCAATGGCTTGTATATTCACTTACCTTTGGAATATATGGTATTGTAAAATATCTTATAGAAAAAGATAGGTCGATATATATTGAGTATTTTATGAAATTGGTGTTTGCAAATATAATGATACTTATATTGTATTTTTTATTAAGAACAATAGTTTATATTCCAATAAATATTTTTATTATAGGCTTATTTGAGGTAGCCTTTATAGTATATGATTATGTTTATAGTTCTTTTGTAGGTTATTACAATAATAAGTTAAGAAAAATTCTATTTAAAAATAACAGTTAATTTTATATTTTTTAATAAAGTAGATGGTAGTTCACTAAGATTGTAATTTGAATAAATGTAAACACCGTATCTAAATATGTATTTGGATATAAAGCTAAATTCAATATATCCTTAGTGCAATATACAAAAAGCTTTGACTAAAAATCAAAGCTTTTTGTGTATTAGATATAATATAAGTTTTTAAAATAGATAATATAAATCAAATATCCACTATATTTACATCTGTAGATAAAGAATAAATAATATCCTTTCTTTCTACTATTATCTCAACATTTTTAGAAATTTCCTTATCAAGTGATATTTGAGATAAAAGTTCCTTTGTTGGATTTATTGCAATTGGATTTCCAACTCTTTTTAACATATTTATGTCACCATTAGTATCTCCATAAGCATATGAGTTTGATAAGTCTAAATTATACTTTACAACAAAATCATTTATAGCATTATTCTTACTTATAGAATCCCACATTGGAATAACTTTTCCTGTAAATATATTATTTTCAAATATATAATCACTTCCTAGAAAATCAGTTACATTATATTTCTTTGCCATTTTTTCAACTAGAAACCCTGGGCTACCAGATATAAATATAACTATATGCCCTTGATTTAGATGCCAATCAATTCTTGAACGTGTGTATTTATAAACTCTATCTGCTTTTAATTTAATTACTTGGTCACTTGTAAAATTGATGCAAGTTTTATCTAATCCTTTTAATGAATCAACATAAAGGTTACATATTTCTAATAGATAATCATCATAATTACCTTGTCTTTTATCCCAATCCATAAAAGTGTCTCTTGCGTGTTTATACCAATTTTTTTGGTCAATTATATCATATTTAATTAATTTCTTAAAATGCTCAACCATAAGAGAGTCTCTATAAAGAGTACCATCTATATCAAAAAAAGCTGCTATATTTTTCATAAGACCACCTCAATTAATCATTTCCTTATATTATATTATAAATTGTACCTAAGTTGTTAAAATATATGTATAATAATTTATATATTAAAAAACAAGTATTTTAAAGTTTAAAGGATGTGACTATATGAATTTTAATTTTGCAAAGGCTACAAATTCTAGACTTATGGGCAGTTTAGGTCTTATAATAAATTGGATAGATGATAAAAATAATCACTTTTGTCAATATTTTTTATTAGATGCAGAAGGATTAGGTTTGGCAGATTATGTGAGTTTAAAAAATCCAACACAGGAAGAAGCATATATGGAAGAAGAAAGATTAATGGGAGGATTTGGTTCAGATAGAGTTGAGTTAACGAAGGATGAATCTTTATTCTTAGTATATTATTTTGGGAATAAGAATCTTTACTATGATAAATTATTGCCAGGAGATAAATATGAGTATATTGATATTATAAAAAGCTATAAAACAGATTTAACTATAGAAATATTATATAATAAAATATGTAAAAGAGTTGATGAAGAAGTTGAATTTATAAACTATATGACCATGAGATTTATAGCATGGGATAGAGAAAGTCTAAAGTACTTTTCTGGAAGTGATGAGATTGCAAATATGCATATTACAAATATAAATGGTACATTACTTAAAAATGTAGTGAGTAGTAAAGGTCAAGGTCGATATATAAGTGAAGCTTTATATGAAGATAATGATGGATATTATATGTGTAAAATTGCTTTTTGTATAAGTAAGTGCCATGAAACTGGTTTTAGAATTAATTCTTTATTAGTATCAGATAAAGAACCTATGTATGATTTTGAGGTATTTGATGAGATTTCTAAGAATGAATTTGTGAGTGTATATAGTGTAAAGTCTCCTGAAGAATTTGCAAAAGTGTTTTATAGAGAAAACCCATTTTTATTGAAAAGTGATATGAATGAGGGCATATTTTTTACTAGATTTAATTTTAATAATGACCATGTTAAGGAAAATGTATATATAATAAATAATGATATGAAAGCTATATATTACTTAATGGGAAATAAGTTTTTTATTGGTACTTATAATGAAAATGATTGCAATTATATCAATGAAATAAGTCAATCTAACTATAGTAACTATATTAAGTTTGAAGAGAATTTTTTCTTTGAGCAAAATGCATTATATGATTTTGCAGAATCAGGCTCATTAGATTTTGATGACTTTTTAGAATAATAATTTTAGACATTATTTAAGCGAGATTAACTGAATTTAATCTCGCTTAAATTTATTTCTATAATATTGGGGGAATATTATGAGGAATACATTTATTATTGTTGTCAATTATTAAAATTTTATACAGTTTATTAGAAAAATAAAAAAATTTATAATTTTCCTCATGTGATTTGTTATAAAATACTTTGGAACCTTTAGAATCTAATTTTTTGATTAGTAAATTTGATAAATCATAATTTATATAGCTGTCCTCAACAGCTGTGTGGATTATAAATATATCTTTTTACAAAGTCTAATACAATTTGAGGTGCATTCGACACAAACATGTTTATTTTCAAATTTTTGTTTTACTTTATTAATTATATATTCTGTCATACTAGTTCCAGAAAGTCAAAATATATATAGCTTGTTCAAAGCAGTACTTTCTATTAAATAGTCACTTATTAGAGTGATTATAGTATAGAGTTAATTAACTTAATAGAAAGCAAAAAGATTTTTTATATTGTCAGTATTTTCATAAATACAAAATTAAATAATAGTTATAGTCTGTAGTGACATTTTACTAATATACTTTTAAATGAAAAAATCAGATAAAATTTAATTTTATCTGATTTTTTCTATATTTATTTTATTAGATTATGTTAATATTTGTTGACCGAATAAAATTATATTCAGTCAACTTTCTATACCTATAATAATATTGGGGGAATATTATGAGGAATACATTTATTATTATGGTCAATTATTAAAATTTTATACAATTTACTTGAAAAAATATATTACATTTCTTCCTCATCAAATTCCTCTATGTTAGTAGTTTGTGGCATGCCTTGTATGGACATATTATTAGAGCCATAAGGAATTGGAGATATATTAGGAGACATAGTACTAGGCATAACTACAGGCATACCTTGCATTGTATTATGACATATAACACCTGGTATCATCATAAGTACATTAGGAGGCATATTTTGATTACATGAGAAGTTAGGAATACCCATATTCATACTATATCCCATATTATTATTCATGTTGCCAGACATGTTGTTAGGCATACCCATATTACCATACATATTATTATTCATATTGTTAGGCATACCTGTATTACCGTATATATTATTATTCATATTGTTAGGCATACCCATATTACTATTCATGTTATTAGACATGTTGTTAGGCATACCCATATTATTATTTATGTTGTTAGACATATTGTTAGGTATACCCATATTATTATTCATGTTGCTAGACATATTGTTAGGCATACCCATATTGTTATTCATGTTGCTAGATGTGTTATTAGGTGTACCCATATTATTAGATGTACTATAGTTCGAGTTATTAGGCATATTATTAGATGTATTGTAATTCATATTTCCAGATGTATTATTTGTGTTAGGCAAGTTGTTTGGGGAATTATTGCTTTTAGGATAATTATTTTCGTTATTAGGATACAGGTTATTTATGTTCTGGTTATTAGGTATTTTTGTATAACCATTAGAAATTTGAGGGTCATTTCTCAATTCATCTTGGGGAATTTCTTCATTAGTAATATAATCTGCATAGTTCGCTGGGTCTAAGTAAGGCATGTAACTATTATCTAAATCCTTTCTTTTTTTGTTACTCATATTAAACTTGCACCTCCTAGAAAACTATAAAAAAGTTTACAAAAACTTATTCTAATAATATATATATTAAAAAAGTTTATAATATGTGCATTCAAATTGTTATTAAATAAATAAAAATTATTATTGCAAATTTAGACATGATAACATATAATGAACATATGAACAGTTATTCATATGTTTAAATAATGGAGGATTAAAAATGAGAGAAGAGATAAATGATTGTAGTTGTAATATAATACATGAAGAAATAGTAACAGAAGCTAAATCAACTATGCCAGATGAAGAAATGTTATATGATTTAGCAGAATTATTTAAAGTATTTGGGGATACGACTAGAGTAAAAATACTATATGCATTATTTGCAAATGAAATGTGTGTATGTGATATAGCGAGTTTATTAAATATGACTCATTCTGCAATATCACATCAACTTAGAGTATTAAAGCAAGCTAGGTTAGTAAAGTTCAGAAGAGAAGGAAAGACAGTGTATTACTCACTAGATGATAGTCATATAAGTCAAATATTTGATTGTGGATTAAATCATATTAGAGAGACTTATAAATGATAAACGAGAGGAGTGAATGTATATGGAAACAAATAATATAATTAAAAAAGAATTTATATTAGGTGGATTAAACTGTGCGCACTGTGCAGAAGAGATTAATAATAAAGTTTCTAAGCTACAAGAAGTTAAATCTTCCAACTTAAATTTTATAAATAAAAAACTTACAGTAAATATAGAGGATAGCTTTAATGAGGATATTACTATAGAAAAGATAATAGATATAATAGATTCAACAGAACCAGGTCTTGATATACAGATAAGTTTTAAAGAAAATGTATCTAACAAGGCATTAATTAAAAAAGAATTTATATTAGGAGGGTTGAACTGTGCACATTGTGCAGAAGAGATTAACAATAAAGTTTCTAAATTAAAAGAAGTTGAATCTTCTAATTTGAATTTTGTAAATAAAAAGCTTACAGTAAATATAATTAATGACTTTGAAGAGGATACTGTTATAAACAAAATAAAGGAAATAATAGATTCAACAGAACCAGGACTTAATATACAATTAGAGTCCACTGACAAAGTAAAAGCCAGAACTAATGAAAAAGTAGGTACTGCAAATGATACAAATAAGAAAGAATTGATTCCACTTATAATTGGAGCTCTCGTATATATATTTGGTATATATCAAACAGCTACAGGTTATGAAAGTCAATTTAGTAATATAGTATTTATAGTTGCTTATGTAATAGTAGGTGGTGATGTGCTTTTAAGAGCAATAAGAAATATATCAAAGGGAAGAGTATTTGATGAGAACTTTTTGATGGCTCTAGCAACAGTTGGAGCGTTAGCAATAGGAGAACTATCAGAAGCAGTAGGGGTTATGCTATTCTATAAAATAGGAGAGTATTTACAAGGTGTTGCAGTTGGTAAATCTAGAAAATCTATAACTTCACTTATGCAAATAAGACCAGATTATGCAAATCTGAAAGTTAACTCTGAAGTTAAGGTAGTGTCACCAGAAGAAGTAAATGTGGGTGACATAATAGTAGTAAAACCTGGTGAAAAAGTGCCACTAGATGGTATTGTAGTAGATGGTATTTCTATGCTAGATACCTCTGCACTTACAGGTGAATCAGTACTAAGAGAAGTTGAAAAAGGAGATGAAATTTTATCTGGTGTTATAAATAAGAATGCTTTGCTAAGTATTGAGGTTACAAAGAACTTTGGAGAATCAACAGTTTCAAAAATCCTTGACCTTGTTGAAAATTCTAGTATTAAAAAATCAAAAACAGAAAACTTTATATCTAAATTTTCAAGATATTATACTCCAATAGTAGTAATAGCAGCCTTATTGATAGCATTTGTTCCACCACTTGTAATCTCAGGTGAAGTGTTTAGTGATTGGTTGTATAGAGGATTGATATTCTTGGTTGTTTCTTGCCCTTGTGCACTAGTTTTATCAATACCACTTAGTTTCTTTAGTGGAATTGGATTTGCATCTAAAAATGGTATCCTTATTAAGGGAAGTAATTATTTAGAAGCTTTAAGAAGTGTAGATACAGTAGTGTTTGATAAAACAGGAACACTTACTAAAGGTGTATTTAATGTAACTAAGTTAAATCCTGAAGGTATATCAGAAGAAGAGTTACTAGAATTTGCAGCTATTGCAGAAGTAAACTCAAACCATCCAATAGCTAAATCTATATTAAGTTACTATAATAAAAAAATTGATTTAGATACAATCGACAGCTATGAGGAAATAGCAGCTTATGGAATCAGAGTAAAACATAATGAAAAACTTATATTAGCAGGTAATGAAAAACTTATGAAAAAGGAAAATATATTGTATTCACCAGCTAAAGAAGTAGGCACAGTAGTTTATATTGCTGTTGATAAAGTGTATAGAGGCTATATAGTTATATCTGACGAAATAAAAGAAGATAGTAAAAATGCTATAATAAGCTTAAAATCAATAGGAGTAAAAGAAGTTGTAATGTTAACTGGGGATAATGAGAAAGTAGCAAAAAATATTGCTCAAGAATTAGAATTAGATACAGTTTACTCAAATTTACTTCCTAATGAAAAAGTTGATAGATTAGAAGATTTATATGAAGGAAGAACTGAAAAAGAAAAAATAGCTTTTGTAGGTGATGGAATAAATGATGCTCCAGTACTAGCTCGTGCTGATGTTGGTATAGCAATGGGAGGTTTAGGTTCAGATGCAGCCATTGAAGCGGCAGATGTAGTTCTTATGACAGATGAACCTAGTAAAATATCTAAAGCAATTGAGATAGCAAATAAGACTAATAAAATAGTATGGCAAAATATAATATTTGCGTTAGGAGTAAAAGTTATAGTTATGATATTAGGAGCTGGAGGGATAGCTACTATGTGGGAAGCTATATTTGCTGATGTAGGGGTAGCGCTTATTGCAGTATTAAATGCCATGAGAGCTATGAGATAAATTATAAATGTAGACATATATTATTCAAAAAATATAAAGCTGTATTAATGATGAAAGGAAAGTATTAATAAATTTATCTTAACTTTATTGATGCTTTTTCTTTTATTATATATAAATGTATATCTATTATGTTTATTTAATACCATTGTTTGGTTTTTATATTATGATTTTTAAACTTACACAATAGATAATTTATTTCTATTATATAAGCTTAGATTAAGTTGGATAAGAATTATAATAATCATAATAATGCAGATTGTTAATTACAATTTTTATGAGAAAATATATATATCAAAAGTATTTAATCCTATAATATAACTATTGTTTAAGAAGTCATATAATATAAAAAAATAAATAATTTAAAAAATAATTTAAAAAAGTATTGACGAATTGTTTTTAAGATGATATAGTATTACTTGTCCTTAAGAAAAGGAAAAAGAAATAAACACGAACATTGAAAATTAAACAGTAGGTTAATTTATATTAAGAAACAAACCATAAAGCCAGATATTTTGATAACAATAGTATCTGAGCCTGATAAACTTTTATTTGAGAGTTTGATCCTGGCTCAGGATGAACGCTGGCGGCGTGCCTAACACATGCAAGTTGAGCGATTTACTTAGGTAAAGAGCGGCGGACGGGTGAGTAACGCGTGGGTAACCTACCCTGTACACACGGATAACATACCGAAAGGTATGCTAATACGGGATAACATATTTGAGAGGCATCTCTTGAATATCAAAGGTTAGCCAGTACAGGATGGACCCGCGTCTGATTAGCTAGTTGGTAAGGTAACGGCTTACCAAGGCGACGATCAGTAGCCGACCTGAGAGGGTGATCGGCCACATTGGAACTGAGACACGGTCCAAACTCCTACGGGAGGCAGCAGTGGGGAATATTGCACAATGGGCGAAAGCCTGATGCAGCAACGCCGCGTGAGTGATGAAGGCCTTCGGGTCGTAAAACTCTGTCCTCAAGGAAGATAATGACGGTACTTGAGGAGGAAGCCCCGGCTAACTACGTGCCAGCAGCCGCGGTAATACGTAGGGGGCTAGCGTTATCCGGATTTACTGGGCGTAAAGGGTGCGTAGGCGGTCTTTCAAGTCAGGAGTGAAAGGCTACGGCTCAACCGTAGTAAGCTCTTGAAACTGGGAGACTTGAGTGCAGGAGAGGAGAGTGGAATTCCTAGTGTAGCGGTGAAATGCGTAGATATTAGGAGGAACACCAGTTGCGAAGGCGGCTCTCTGGACTGTAACTGACGCTGAGGCACGAAAGCGTGGGGAGCAAACAGGATTAGATACCCTGGTAGTCCACGCTGTAAACGATGAGTACTAGGTGTCGGGGGTTACCCCCTTCGGTGCCGCAGCTAACGCATTAAGTACTCCGCCTGGGAAGTACGCTCGCAAGAGTGAAACTCAAAGGAATTGACGGGGACCCGCACAAGTAGCGGAGCATGTGGTTTAATTCGAAGCAACGCGAAGAACCTTACCTAAGCTTGACATCCCAATGACATCTCCTTAATCGGAGAGTTCCCTTCGGGGACATTGGTGACAGGTGGTGCATGGTTGTCGTCAGCTCGTGTCGTGAGATGTTGGGTTAAGTCCCGCAACGAGCGCAACCCTTGTCTTTAGTTGCCATCATTAAGTTGGGCACTCTAGAGAGACTGCCAGGGATAACCTGGAGGAAGGTGGGGATGACGTCAAATCATCATGCCCCTTATGCTTAGGGCTACACACGTGCTACAATGGGTAGTACAGAGGGTTGCCAAGCCGTAAGGTGGAGCTAATCCCTTAAAGCTACTCTCAGTTCGGATTGTAGGCTGAAACTCGCCTACATGAAGCTGGAGTTACTAGTAATCGCAGATCAGAATGCTGCGGTGAATGCGTTCCCGGGTCTTGTACACACCGCCCGTCACACCACGGGAGTTGGAGACGCCCGAAGCCGATTATCTAACCTTTTGGAAGAAGTCGTCGAAGGTGGAATCAATAACTGGGGTGAAGTCGTAACAAGGTAGCCGTATCGGAAGGTGCGGCTGGATCACCTCCTTTCTAAGGAGAATTACCTACTGTTTAATTTTGAGGGTTCGTTTTTACGAATACTCATTGTTAGCACTTTAAGCAACGGGATTTATCCGTTGGCGCTGTGCGTTAGCACTTTGAAAACTGCATATATATTTAGTGATATGACATCTAATTTGTAATATATAAAGCTGATAACTTTTTAAAATTATCAAGTTGATAGACTTTAATCTATGAAACCTTTTTAACTGGTCAAGTTATTAAGGGTGCAGGGCGGATGCCTTGGCACTAGGAGCCGATGAAGGACGTGATAAGCTGCGATAAGCTTCGGGGAGTTGCACGTAAACTTTGATCCGAAGATTTCCGAATGAGGAAACTCACTTAGAGTAATGTCTAAGTATCATTGAGTGAATACATAGCTTAATGAGGGGAACTCAGGGAACTGAAACATCTAAGTACCTGAAGGAAGAGAAAGAAATTCGATTCCGTAAGTAGCGGCGAGCGAACGCGGATTAGCCCAAACCAATAAAGTTTTCTTTATTGGGGTTGCGGACATATCATAACGAAGAGGTATCGTAATTGAAGAGGTTTGGAAAGACCCACCACAGAAGGTAATAGTCCTGTATGTTAAACGAGAAGACTTCAGATATGATCCAGAGTACCACGGGACACGTGAAACCCTGTGGGAAGCAGGAGGGACCACCCTCCAAGGCTAAATACTACCTAGTGACCGATAGCGTATAGTACCGTGAGGGAAAGGTGAAAAGAACCCCGGGAGGGGAGTGAAATAGAACCTGAAACCCTGCACTTACAAGCTGTGGAAGCACATTTCTTGTGTGACCGCGTACTTTTTGTAGAACGGGCCAACGAGTTACGTTAAGTAGCAAGGTTAAGCACTTAAGGTGTGGAGCCGTAGCGAAAGCGAGTTTTAACTGAGCGTTCAGTTACTTGACGTAGACCCGAAACCGGGCGACCTACCCATGAGCAGGATGAAGCGAAAGTAAAATT of Clostridioides sp. ES-S-0054-01 contains these proteins:
- the cadA gene encoding cadmium-translocating P-type ATPase, coding for METNNIIKKEFILGGLNCAHCAEEINNKVSKLQEVKSSNLNFINKKLTVNIEDSFNEDITIEKIIDIIDSTEPGLDIQISFKENVSNKALIKKEFILGGLNCAHCAEEINNKVSKLKEVESSNLNFVNKKLTVNIINDFEEDTVINKIKEIIDSTEPGLNIQLESTDKVKARTNEKVGTANDTNKKELIPLIIGALVYIFGIYQTATGYESQFSNIVFIVAYVIVGGDVLLRAIRNISKGRVFDENFLMALATVGALAIGELSEAVGVMLFYKIGEYLQGVAVGKSRKSITSLMQIRPDYANLKVNSEVKVVSPEEVNVGDIIVVKPGEKVPLDGIVVDGISMLDTSALTGESVLREVEKGDEILSGVINKNALLSIEVTKNFGESTVSKILDLVENSSIKKSKTENFISKFSRYYTPIVVIAALLIAFVPPLVISGEVFSDWLYRGLIFLVVSCPCALVLSIPLSFFSGIGFASKNGILIKGSNYLEALRSVDTVVFDKTGTLTKGVFNVTKLNPEGISEEELLEFAAIAEVNSNHPIAKSILSYYNKKIDLDTIDSYEEIAAYGIRVKHNEKLILAGNEKLMKKENILYSPAKEVGTVVYIAVDKVYRGYIVISDEIKEDSKNAIISLKSIGVKEVVMLTGDNEKVAKNIAQELELDTVYSNLLPNEKVDRLEDLYEGRTEKEKIAFVGDGINDAPVLARADVGIAMGGLGSDAAIEAADVVLMTDEPSKISKAIEIANKTNKIVWQNIIFALGVKVIVMILGAGGIATMWEAIFADVGVALIAVLNAMRAMR
- a CDS encoding helix-turn-helix domain-containing protein, with the translated sequence MREEINDCSCNIIHEEIVTEAKSTMPDEEMLYDLAELFKVFGDTTRVKILYALFANEMCVCDIASLLNMTHSAISHQLRVLKQARLVKFRREGKTVYYSLDDSHISQIFDCGLNHIRETYK
- a CDS encoding HAD-IB family hydrolase, which translates into the protein MKNIAAFFDIDGTLYRDSLMVEHFKKLIKYDIIDQKNWYKHARDTFMDWDKRQGNYDDYLLEICNLYVDSLKGLDKTCINFTSDQVIKLKADRVYKYTRSRIDWHLNQGHIVIFISGSPGFLVEKMAKKYNVTDFLGSDYIFENNIFTGKVIPMWDSISKNNAINDFVVKYNLDLSNSYAYGDTNGDINMLKRVGNPIAINPTKELLSQISLDKEISKNVEIIVERKDIIYSLSTDVNIVDI